One Phocaeicola dorei genomic region harbors:
- a CDS encoding head GIN domain-containing protein: protein MRTKTIYFFSLFLAITMMTGCFHISSGPKPSKSKMTKKYSVTPFNKIENKAPANIVFTQGNVTKVEADGPDNYIPQLIVMVKDSTLSISMDKDKFKNFKSSKINISITSPVLCSIKQRGVGSIYLKDSVKVTDLSISAEGVGSIEANALMARSIKVSQEGVGSINLKGQAGHATYYLEGVGSLKAKDMIVSDVVVEQNGVGSVSCYASGTINISAQGVGSVNYYGDPQVTGLKKSGIGSVKSK from the coding sequence ATGAGAACAAAAACTATTTATTTTTTCAGTCTTTTTCTGGCAATCACAATGATGACAGGCTGTTTCCACATATCATCAGGTCCGAAACCCAGCAAGAGTAAAATGACCAAAAAATATAGCGTAACTCCTTTCAATAAGATAGAGAACAAAGCACCTGCCAACATTGTCTTTACTCAAGGGAATGTGACCAAAGTAGAAGCCGACGGTCCGGATAATTACATCCCCCAACTCATTGTCATGGTCAAAGACAGTACGCTGAGTATCAGTATGGATAAAGACAAATTCAAAAACTTCAAGAGTTCAAAAATCAATATCTCAATTACCAGTCCGGTCTTATGTAGTATCAAGCAAAGAGGTGTAGGAAGTATTTATCTGAAAGACAGCGTGAAAGTAACAGATCTTTCTATCAGTGCTGAAGGTGTGGGGAGTATTGAAGCAAATGCATTAATGGCACGTTCCATCAAAGTATCCCAAGAAGGAGTAGGCAGTATCAATTTAAAGGGGCAGGCCGGTCATGCGACATATTATTTGGAAGGAGTAGGTAGCCTGAAAGCAAAAGACATGATTGTTTCTGATGTTGTAGTTGAACAAAACGGTGTGGGAAGTGTTTCTTGTTATGCATCCGGGACGATAAATATCAGTGCCCAGGGAGTAGGAAGTGTAAACTACTACGGTGACCCTCAGGTTACCGGACTAAAAAAATCCGGAATTGGAAGCGTTAAGAGCAAATAA
- a CDS encoding M48 family metallopeptidase produces MATKRVLPDKDFDRIIVRTHKLARNVTMRVKPDGLHVTVPPYSLSSKVLEVVEQYKQRLLEDWRKVSKKPIDLNFRIHTPCFRLWLEQGNFTCFSVRFTEEGVKIICPRNVDFSLPEVQRLVRNAIIRAMKKNAQEYLPPLLSALSEQYHLPFKRVKITGSKGRWGSCSGTGSINLSCYLMLLPPHLMDYVLLHELSHTKEMNHGPRFWELLDSMTGGRARALRAELRRFNTDF; encoded by the coding sequence ATGGCAACTAAAAGAGTACTTCCGGATAAAGATTTTGACCGTATTATAGTGCGTACACACAAGCTGGCGCGTAATGTTACTATGCGGGTAAAGCCCGACGGACTGCATGTTACTGTTCCTCCTTATAGTTTAAGCAGTAAAGTGCTGGAGGTGGTGGAGCAATACAAGCAACGTCTGTTGGAGGACTGGAGGAAAGTGAGTAAGAAACCGATTGATTTAAATTTTCGTATTCATACTCCCTGTTTCCGTTTATGGCTGGAGCAAGGTAACTTTACTTGCTTTTCCGTACGTTTTACCGAGGAGGGAGTCAAGATTATCTGTCCGCGGAATGTGGATTTTTCTTTACCTGAAGTACAAAGGCTGGTACGTAATGCCATCATCCGTGCCATGAAGAAAAATGCGCAAGAATATCTGCCACCTCTTTTATCTGCTTTGTCCGAACAGTATCATTTGCCATTTAAACGTGTGAAGATTACCGGCAGCAAGGGAAGATGGGGAAGTTGTTCGGGAACAGGCAGTATCAATCTTTCCTGTTATTTGATGTTGTTGCCTCCCCATTTGATGGATTATGTACTGTTACACGAATTGTCTCATACCAAGGAAATGAATCACGGCCCTCGTTTTTGGGAGTTGCTGGATAGTATGACAGGAGGGAGAGCTCGTGCCTTACGTGCGGAGTTACGTAGATTTAATACTGATTTTTAG
- a CDS encoding acetylxylan esterase, which produces MKNRFLSMLIGAVLFVLSVAAENYPYRSDVLWVTVPDHADWLYKTGEKAKIEVQFYKYGVPQDGVEVLYELGGDMMPSDTKGTVKLKNGKAVISMGTMKEPGFRDCRLTAKVGGKTYSHHIKVGFSPEKLRPYTQLPSDFNEFWNKTKAEAAQFPLTYTKEYVKKYSTDKMDCYLIRLQLNKQNQCIYGYLFYPKAEGKYPVVLCPPGAGIKTIKGPMRHKYYAEEGCIRFEIEIHGLNPELDEDTFGEISRAFSSRENGYLVNGLDSRENYYMKRVYLACVRSIDLLTSLPEWDGKNVIVQGGSQGGALALITAGLDKRVTACVANHPALSDMAGYKAGRAGGYPHLFKNTVDMDTPAKMKTLAYYDVVNFAKQITVPVYMTWGFNDNTCPPTTSYIVYNVLNCPKEALITPVNEHWTSEDTEYGHLLWIKKHLK; this is translated from the coding sequence ATGAAAAACAGATTTTTAAGCATGCTTATTGGGGCTGTCTTGTTCGTTCTTTCAGTAGCGGCCGAAAATTATCCTTATCGGAGTGATGTGCTTTGGGTAACTGTACCCGATCATGCCGACTGGTTGTACAAGACAGGCGAGAAAGCGAAGATTGAGGTTCAGTTCTATAAATATGGTGTTCCGCAAGATGGTGTGGAGGTTTTATATGAGCTGGGAGGCGACATGATGCCTTCGGATACCAAGGGAACTGTAAAACTGAAGAATGGAAAAGCGGTTATTTCTATGGGGACAATGAAAGAGCCAGGTTTCCGTGATTGTCGTCTGACGGCTAAAGTAGGAGGTAAAACTTATTCCCACCATATCAAAGTCGGTTTCTCTCCTGAGAAGCTTCGACCTTATACCCAGTTGCCTTCTGATTTTAATGAATTCTGGAATAAGACTAAGGCGGAAGCGGCTCAGTTCCCTCTGACTTATACCAAAGAGTATGTAAAGAAATATTCTACGGACAAAATGGACTGTTACTTGATCAGGCTTCAGCTGAATAAGCAGAACCAGTGTATTTATGGTTATTTGTTCTATCCTAAAGCGGAAGGAAAGTATCCGGTAGTACTGTGTCCTCCAGGGGCTGGCATCAAGACGATCAAAGGGCCTATGCGGCATAAATATTATGCGGAAGAAGGCTGTATCCGCTTTGAGATAGAAATCCACGGATTGAATCCGGAGTTGGATGAGGATACTTTCGGCGAGATAAGCCGCGCTTTCAGCAGCCGGGAAAACGGCTACTTGGTAAACGGCCTGGATAGTCGCGAGAATTATTATATGAAACGGGTTTATCTGGCTTGTGTCCGCAGTATTGATTTGCTGACTTCATTACCTGAATGGGATGGTAAAAATGTTATTGTGCAGGGGGGGAGCCAAGGGGGAGCTTTGGCTTTGATTACGGCAGGACTTGACAAGCGTGTTACGGCATGTGTGGCAAACCATCCCGCTTTAAGTGATATGGCAGGTTACAAAGCCGGCCGTGCCGGGGGATATCCTCATCTTTTTAAGAATACGGTAGATATGGATACACCTGCCAAGATGAAGACCCTTGCATATTATGATGTGGTGAATTTTGCCAAACAGATTACTGTTCCTGTTTATATGACATGGGGATTCAATGACAATACTTGTCCTCCTACTACCAGTTACATTGTCTATAATGTACTGAACTGTCCGAAAGAGGCGTTGATTACTCCAGTCAACGAGCACTGGACTTCTGAAGACACAGAATACGGGCATTTGCTTTGGATAAAGAAACACTTGAAATAA
- a CDS encoding YbjN domain-containing protein, translating into MTDLTILIAVIALALWPLAFLVLRIRHERKKRRDRLDRMTKEDLEDIGTEELVIAVLKKIGCQPETNEEGHIVFKYQGDDFYIAVEDEARFIMIWNPWWASISVDNPALPYLKEIVNLVNVDSLVTTVFTADEDEKNVGLHSKCHTVFTPKEGQLDEYLKAMLDHFFVTHDAIKQNLQQLGSAASESVNKERTKVKGFAAYKENSTPLSSVEEEKK; encoded by the coding sequence ATGACCGACCTCACCATTCTAATCGCTGTTATTGCATTGGCATTGTGGCCGCTTGCATTTTTAGTTCTTCGCATCCGTCATGAGCGTAAAAAACGTAGAGACCGTTTGGACCGTATGACAAAGGAAGACTTGGAGGATATCGGTACGGAAGAGCTGGTTATAGCTGTGCTCAAAAAGATAGGCTGTCAGCCGGAAACCAATGAGGAAGGACATATTGTCTTTAAATATCAAGGTGATGATTTTTATATTGCGGTGGAGGATGAGGCCCGGTTCATCATGATATGGAATCCGTGGTGGGCGTCTATCAGTGTGGATAATCCGGCTTTACCTTACTTAAAAGAGATTGTCAATCTGGTCAATGTGGATTCGTTGGTGACCACTGTCTTTACGGCGGATGAGGATGAGAAAAACGTGGGGCTTCATTCCAAGTGCCATACGGTCTTTACTCCCAAAGAAGGCCAGTTGGACGAATATCTGAAAGCTATGCTCGATCATTTCTTTGTTACTCACGATGCTATCAAGCAAAATTTGCAGCAACTGGGTAGTGCCGCTTCGGAAAGTGTTAATAAGGAACGGACAAAGGTGAAAGGATTTGCTGCTTATAAAGAGAACAGTACGCCACTGTCTTCTGTCGAAGAAGAGAAAAAATAA
- a CDS encoding PD-(D/E)XK nuclease family transposase, protein MKFNKKEDKVEGMFDKCLFVLRNLSSLLERLCALQSRVFDHFFEAAEIAKFTSREFGEHWENLKSFRDWYSVMSTQLKKGREEDPKEELEKGL, encoded by the coding sequence CTGAAGTTCAACAAGAAGGAAGATAAGGTGGAGGGCATGTTTGACAAATGCCTGTTCGTTCTGCGTAATCTATCTTCCCTTCTTGAGCGTCTGTGTGCGTTGCAGAGCCGTGTATTCGACCATTTTTTCGAGGCTGCCGAGATTGCGAAATTCACCTCTAGGGAGTTTGGTGAACATTGGGAAAATTTGAAGAGCTTCCGTGATTGGTATAGCGTAATGTCTACTCAATTGAAGAAAGGACGTGAGGAGGACCCTAAAGAGGAACTCGAAAAAGGTCTTTAG
- a CDS encoding helix-turn-helix domain-containing protein — protein MEYLFLRRKRSSAVSERQKNLLFKAAQRHWEEEFVGKEANIRKVDCRIYKAILYQLEIRQIFLDTSLSLKKLSDLLETNQTYLSNVVNKYFGCNLKELVNGYRVEYAKELLSFGRCALNDLPRSCGFASKSAFYSAFSKVVGVSPLSYQSRERRKRELQVINELRY, from the coding sequence ATGGAATATCTATTTCTAAGACGTAAACGAAGTAGCGCCGTTTCCGAGCGGCAGAAGAACTTGCTTTTCAAGGCCGCCCAGCGGCATTGGGAGGAGGAGTTTGTCGGCAAGGAAGCGAATATTCGTAAAGTGGACTGCCGTATATATAAAGCTATATTGTACCAGCTTGAGATACGTCAGATATTCCTTGACACTTCGCTTTCGCTGAAAAAACTGAGCGATTTGCTTGAAACAAACCAGACCTACCTAAGTAATGTAGTAAACAAATACTTTGGCTGTAACTTGAAGGAGCTTGTGAACGGCTATCGTGTGGAATATGCCAAGGAGCTTCTTAGTTTCGGTCGTTGTGCATTGAATGACTTGCCTCGTAGTTGCGGTTTCGCTTCTAAAAGTGCTTTCTATTCAGCTTTCAGTAAGGTTGTGGGTGTGTCACCTTTGTCTTATCAGTCACGGGAAAGGAGGAAACGGGAGTTACAGGTAATAAACGAACTAAGATATTAA
- a CDS encoding PL29 family lyase N-terminal domain-containing protein: protein MNKKFLSAILFGALMVSSTGTFVSCKDYDDDIENLQGQINSNKDAIAALQKLVGEGKWVAAISPIENGFTITMSDGTTQTVTGINGKDGVDGKNGTEWTIGEDGFWYKDGEKTDAKAVAKDGVDGKPGANGQTAPSPEIVDGKWVVYSWNAETGEFEKKDTGISAQGTGAYYVEKDGVIYLNIANEAGVFDKAIALPATSDAFVAEAPAAIVHVKFQTAKWQPAAKNTTEKAKKAYKALTEKFTDLVGIAANATVKQGGELPVLVNPANVELTDKFEFSLQLTNGTTPDIALSNPVKGIADDWSVQNGTMNRAASTEDCFWTLDVEPAYDEKAKTYATTKKESASLVIKNEKGTVVKTAFAYNVSADKVESNVSVAAGTVTYAPTIDLTAVDAKTTKAGIIYANEYKGKAIVKLRDQLNIEQYGLSLDGNVLTIANMPANVSSITVKLNIIALGLNGSAVDQDIDVTVNQDIQVAGGLNDKNVTLSTKKVSGAYTQNVLWNVADFQFTTATQKDAFFKANKTMSVYLLDENGDKPETATYTYVTGEGLVQYKSDGTTTATSYNDFAKFGFSLDAAEYVPGTYAIVFEATDGAATIVKSEATMIVSNPKAEDIFKLVPDFTTAGVLQVIGNYATVANKVVYDLEDGILAPDFAGSEVTYIDLDHKAWEEAMGAATEMGAEDWITNNRLNVYQNAWKGAATPANQYMLNKERNIRATYTLYGNAENTIDYDFKVIVKSSVYTADGSNVTVKAITGAFGKEVNMTSNISAVYALGINKGKALTLFGNAGGSTEKDVTDYDAPKKDTAGKYVVNADATPVEIAKADLIKFGMSVDAYTALGADDKFFLTVKNNDVTVGAHNSTLKGWNIIMTEVNKYYTYNNGTWGDKADLSAEEKAARDASAEVALFKAYKDKLAYDTKKKTVTTQPKPASDEIKSVTFAWDDAKLAEKFVTSTTIGTDGKFKAKAETEIKASDLVNGKAELKVNMKVTDKWGMVMTKTYTVTIKK, encoded by the coding sequence ATGAACAAAAAGTTTTTAAGTGCAATCCTGTTCGGAGCTTTGATGGTTTCGTCAACGGGAACATTTGTGTCTTGTAAAGACTACGATGATGACATCGAGAATTTGCAGGGCCAGATTAACTCAAACAAAGACGCCATTGCTGCATTGCAGAAGTTGGTGGGAGAAGGTAAGTGGGTAGCTGCTATTTCTCCGATTGAAAACGGTTTTACTATTACAATGAGTGATGGTACTACCCAGACTGTAACCGGCATCAACGGTAAGGATGGTGTAGATGGAAAGAATGGTACTGAATGGACTATCGGTGAAGATGGTTTCTGGTACAAGGACGGTGAAAAGACTGACGCCAAAGCTGTAGCCAAAGATGGTGTTGACGGCAAGCCGGGTGCAAACGGTCAGACTGCTCCTTCTCCTGAAATTGTGGATGGCAAATGGGTAGTTTACTCATGGAATGCTGAAACTGGTGAGTTCGAAAAGAAAGACACCGGAATTTCCGCACAAGGCACAGGCGCTTACTATGTAGAAAAAGACGGTGTGATTTATTTGAATATCGCCAATGAAGCTGGTGTATTCGATAAGGCTATCGCTTTACCTGCTACTTCTGATGCATTTGTAGCTGAAGCTCCGGCTGCTATCGTACATGTTAAATTCCAAACTGCAAAGTGGCAACCTGCTGCAAAGAATACTACAGAAAAAGCAAAGAAGGCATATAAGGCATTGACTGAGAAATTCACTGACCTTGTCGGTATTGCTGCAAATGCTACAGTAAAACAAGGTGGTGAATTGCCGGTATTGGTAAATCCCGCTAATGTGGAATTGACTGATAAGTTTGAATTCTCTTTGCAACTGACTAACGGTACAACTCCTGATATTGCATTGTCTAACCCCGTCAAAGGTATTGCAGATGATTGGAGTGTTCAGAACGGAACAATGAATAGAGCTGCCAGCACTGAAGATTGCTTCTGGACATTGGATGTGGAACCTGCATACGATGAAAAGGCCAAGACTTATGCAACTACCAAAAAAGAATCTGCATCTCTGGTTATAAAAAATGAAAAGGGTACAGTTGTCAAGACTGCTTTTGCATATAATGTTTCTGCAGACAAAGTGGAAAGTAACGTTAGTGTAGCAGCTGGTACTGTAACTTATGCTCCTACTATTGATTTGACAGCTGTTGATGCTAAGACTACAAAAGCCGGTATTATCTATGCAAATGAATACAAAGGTAAGGCTATTGTAAAACTCCGCGACCAGTTGAATATTGAACAATATGGTTTGTCTTTGGACGGAAATGTATTGACTATTGCCAATATGCCTGCCAATGTATCTAGTATTACTGTTAAATTGAACATTATAGCACTTGGTTTGAATGGTTCTGCTGTTGATCAGGATATTGATGTGACAGTTAATCAAGATATTCAAGTAGCTGGTGGTTTGAACGATAAGAATGTGACATTGTCTACTAAAAAAGTAAGTGGTGCTTATACACAGAATGTTCTTTGGAATGTTGCTGACTTCCAGTTTACTACTGCAACTCAGAAGGATGCATTCTTCAAAGCTAATAAGACAATGAGTGTTTATCTGTTGGACGAAAATGGTGACAAGCCTGAAACAGCAACATACACTTATGTAACAGGGGAAGGTCTTGTTCAGTACAAGAGCGATGGCACAACCACAGCTACATCATACAATGACTTCGCTAAGTTCGGCTTTAGCTTGGATGCTGCAGAATATGTACCTGGAACTTATGCAATTGTATTTGAAGCAACAGACGGTGCTGCAACAATTGTGAAATCTGAAGCTACTATGATTGTTTCTAATCCGAAGGCAGAAGATATCTTCAAGTTGGTACCTGACTTTACTACAGCCGGTGTATTGCAAGTTATCGGTAACTACGCTACGGTAGCTAATAAGGTGGTTTACGATTTGGAAGACGGTATCTTGGCTCCTGATTTCGCTGGTAGTGAGGTAACTTATATCGACTTGGATCACAAAGCTTGGGAAGAAGCGATGGGTGCTGCTACAGAAATGGGCGCAGAAGACTGGATTACTAACAACCGTTTGAATGTATACCAGAATGCTTGGAAGGGTGCTGCTACTCCTGCTAACCAATATATGTTGAACAAGGAACGTAATATCCGTGCTACTTATACCTTGTATGGCAATGCTGAAAACACTATTGACTATGACTTCAAGGTTATTGTTAAGAGCTCGGTTTATACTGCTGATGGTTCTAATGTAACAGTAAAAGCTATTACTGGCGCCTTTGGTAAAGAAGTTAATATGACTTCTAATATCTCTGCTGTTTATGCTTTGGGTATCAACAAGGGCAAGGCTCTGACATTATTCGGAAATGCAGGCGGTTCTACTGAAAAAGATGTTACTGACTATGACGCTCCTAAGAAAGATACTGCTGGTAAGTATGTAGTGAATGCTGATGCTACTCCTGTTGAAATTGCGAAGGCTGACTTGATTAAGTTCGGTATGTCAGTTGATGCTTATACCGCATTGGGAGCAGACGATAAATTCTTCTTGACTGTTAAAAACAATGATGTAACAGTAGGAGCCCATAATAGCACTTTGAAAGGCTGGAACATTATCATGACTGAAGTTAACAAGTATTATACTTATAACAACGGAACATGGGGTGACAAAGCAGATTTGTCAGCAGAGGAGAAAGCTGCAAGAGATGCCAGTGCTGAAGTTGCTTTGTTCAAAGCTTACAAAGATAAGTTGGCATACGATACCAAGAAAAAAACTGTAACAACTCAACCTAAACCGGCTTCTGATGAAATCAAGTCTGTAACATTTGCATGGGACGATGCAAAATTGGCTGAGAAATTTGTGACATCAACCACAATCGGTACTGACGGTAAATTTAAAGCTAAAGCAGAAACTGAAATCAAAGCATCTGATTTGGTTAACGGTAAGGCTGAGCTGAAAGTAAACATGAAGGTAACAGACAAGTGGGGCATGGTAATGACCAAGACTTATACTGTTACTATTAAGAAATAA
- a CDS encoding radical SAM protein, protein MIGNLKKYIDKASFMEHIDAKLRQNEPMIIDSFVSNKCNLKCRHCYFGDARPISESVSLARWRSFLDEAIGMGMKHFHFSGKESFLDNRIFDILNLLAEYKEDRRIFYGVVSNGMSMDIQGYDEVLATNISYLEISLEGSGKYNDLIRGENGYNTVYELIENVEHRDKINITSTIFDDNGADLLSMLLAYWKLGVDKFNFAPIMYYSPFEMKPLKSLSCESLLGFVSLCLDFMNNDNSSDAIDIRICMTKAMAYELFLKENILTGKIEEYIYRGNKMKYQRGNKVLEFSYPLLSIPFLNELVVTHDGYIISCADDIHYKYLDKIALPNVNIVKNSFAEILQARNEFILCYLDKELSQYTKCL, encoded by the coding sequence ATGATTGGAAATCTGAAAAAATATATAGATAAGGCATCTTTTATGGAACATATAGATGCCAAGCTGCGGCAGAATGAACCTATGATTATAGATTCATTCGTCAGTAATAAATGTAATCTGAAATGTAGACATTGTTATTTTGGAGATGCCCGGCCCATATCAGAGTCGGTTTCTTTGGCAAGATGGAGAAGTTTTCTTGATGAAGCTATTGGAATGGGTATGAAACATTTTCATTTTTCGGGTAAAGAATCTTTTTTGGATAATAGAATCTTTGATATCCTGAATCTTTTAGCGGAATATAAGGAAGATAGGAGAATATTTTATGGAGTTGTTTCAAATGGAATGAGTATGGATATTCAGGGGTATGACGAAGTTCTTGCAACCAACATCTCATACCTTGAAATTAGTCTTGAGGGCTCTGGAAAATACAATGATTTGATAAGGGGTGAGAATGGATACAATACGGTTTATGAGTTGATTGAAAATGTGGAGCATCGAGATAAAATAAATATTACTTCTACTATTTTTGATGATAATGGAGCTGATTTATTATCCATGTTGCTTGCATATTGGAAATTAGGAGTTGATAAATTTAATTTTGCTCCTATCATGTATTATTCACCATTTGAAATGAAACCATTGAAAAGTTTGTCGTGTGAATCCTTGCTTGGTTTTGTTTCGCTCTGTCTTGATTTTATGAATAATGATAACAGTTCGGATGCTATTGATATAAGGATTTGTATGACGAAAGCAATGGCGTATGAACTGTTTTTGAAAGAAAATATATTAACCGGAAAAATAGAGGAATATATATACAGAGGCAATAAAATGAAATATCAGAGGGGGAATAAGGTGTTGGAGTTTAGTTATCCTTTACTCAGCATTCCATTCCTTAATGAATTGGTCGTTACTCATGATGGTTACATTATATCCTGTGCAGATGATATTCATTATAAGTATCTTGATAAGATCGCTTTACCGAACGTGAATATAGTAAAAAACAGTTTTGCAGAAATATTGCAAGCGAGAAACGAATTTATTTTGTGTTATTTAGACAAAGAATTATCTCAATATACTAAATGTTTATAA
- the araJ gene encoding MFS transporter AraJ produces the protein MKKSLTALAFGTLGLGIAEFVMMGILPDVAKDLHISIPQAGHFISAYALGVCVGAPGMVLVARTRPLKHILLGLMVIYICGNLCAAVSVNYWMMLMMRFISGLPHGAFFGVGSIVAERVADKGKSSQAVALMVSGMTIANLFGVPLGTFMSNIMSWRIPFLFNGVWGLITLFYIWKWVPSLPALPDTGLKGQFRFLKNLAPWLLIFTTMFGNGGIFCWYSYVTPLMTHVAGFSENSMTFIMVLAGLSMTVGNLMGGKFSDQYGAARVVKYTQIIMASGLLAIFFAASISWLAVILMCVCTAGLFAVSAPQQLLLLQNSRGGEMMGAACVQVAFNLGNAIGAYAGGLPIDAGLGYRYPALVGVFIVLTGFVAVSLYSKRESASLSKI, from the coding sequence ATGAAGAAGAGTTTGACGGCTTTGGCGTTCGGCACATTAGGATTGGGCATTGCCGAGTTTGTAATGATGGGCATTTTGCCCGATGTAGCGAAGGACTTGCATATAAGTATTCCGCAAGCAGGACATTTTATTTCGGCTTATGCACTAGGTGTGTGCGTAGGAGCACCGGGGATGGTTTTGGTGGCTCGTACCCGTCCGCTGAAACATATTCTGTTAGGCTTGATGGTTATTTATATTTGTGGTAATTTGTGTGCTGCCGTTTCAGTGAATTATTGGATGATGTTGATGATGCGTTTTATTTCCGGATTGCCTCATGGCGCCTTCTTTGGGGTTGGTTCCATTGTGGCGGAAAGAGTGGCTGATAAAGGAAAAAGTTCGCAGGCAGTGGCATTGATGGTGTCGGGTATGACGATTGCCAATCTTTTTGGTGTACCTTTGGGTACGTTCATGAGTAATATAATGTCCTGGCGTATTCCTTTTCTCTTTAATGGAGTATGGGGACTGATTACCTTGTTCTATATTTGGAAATGGGTTCCTTCACTGCCTGCTTTGCCGGATACAGGTTTGAAAGGACAGTTCCGTTTTTTGAAGAATCTAGCTCCATGGTTGTTGATATTTACGACTATGTTTGGGAATGGAGGTATCTTTTGTTGGTATAGTTATGTTACTCCTTTGATGACACATGTGGCAGGTTTCAGTGAGAACAGTATGACTTTCATTATGGTGCTGGCAGGTCTTAGCATGACTGTAGGAAACTTGATGGGTGGAAAGTTTTCTGATCAGTATGGAGCAGCCCGTGTGGTGAAATATACACAGATTATTATGGCCTCCGGTTTGCTTGCCATTTTCTTTGCAGCTTCTATCTCTTGGCTGGCAGTGATATTGATGTGTGTATGTACGGCAGGATTATTTGCTGTTTCGGCTCCACAACAATTATTGTTACTCCAAAATTCACGCGGAGGAGAAATGATGGGAGCGGCCTGTGTGCAAGTCGCTTTTAATTTGGGCAATGCCATTGGTGCCTATGCCGGTGGGCTACCCATAGATGCCGGATTGGGTTATCGGTATCCGGCTTTGGTAGGAGTTTTTATCGTATTGACCGGCTTTGTCGCTGTTTCCCTTTATTCCAAAAGGGAATCGGCTTCTCTTTCCAAGATATAA
- the rimP gene encoding ribosome assembly cofactor RimP, producing MIDKNVVTRIVDEWLEGKDYFLVDVTVSPDDKIVVEIDHAEGVWIDDCVELSRYIESKLDREEEDYELEVGSAGIGQPFKVLQQYLIHIGKEVEILTKEGKKLEGVLKDANEENFTVTIEKKVKPEGAKRPKLVEEDITFAYDEIKYTKYLISFK from the coding sequence ATGATAGATAAAAATGTAGTAACCCGGATTGTTGACGAGTGGCTGGAAGGTAAAGATTACTTTTTGGTAGATGTCACGGTGAGCCCGGATGACAAAATTGTGGTAGAAATTGACCATGCCGAGGGAGTATGGATTGACGATTGTGTAGAACTTAGCCGCTATATTGAGTCTAAACTGGACCGTGAAGAAGAGGATTATGAACTGGAAGTGGGTTCGGCCGGTATAGGACAACCTTTCAAGGTATTGCAACAGTACTTGATACACATTGGTAAGGAGGTGGAAATCCTGACTAAAGAGGGAAAGAAGCTGGAAGGTGTATTGAAGGATGCAAATGAAGAGAACTTTACCGTAACCATTGAAAAGAAAGTGAAACCGGAAGGAGCCAAACGCCCCAAACTGGTAGAGGAGGATATTACTTTTGCATATGATGAGATAAAATACACTAAATACTTAATTAGTTTTAAATAA